A genomic stretch from Brachyhypopomus gauderio isolate BG-103 unplaced genomic scaffold, BGAUD_0.2 sc43, whole genome shotgun sequence includes:
- the LOC143485994 gene encoding sodium-dependent lysophosphatidylcholine symporter 1-B-like isoform X3, with protein sequence MVVYRLNDAPKGLSVCRKLCYAVGGAPYQITGSALGFFLQIYLLDVAQLDPFYASIILFAGRAWDAVTDPTVGFLVSRSPWTRYGRMMPWIVFSTPFAVLSYFLIWVVPPVEQGKVVWYLLFYCVFQSMQTCFHVPYSALTMFITSEQKERDSSTAYRMTVEVLGTLIGTAVQGQIVGGANAPCLNHTSSLNASSSIIQLDVDANVSRISLDDTKRAYMLASGVISIIYVVCAAVLFLGVREQKDVSREKVERPTSFFGGLMLLWRHRPYVKLVIGFLFTSLAFMLLEGNFALFITYTLGFRNDFQNILLLIMLSATLSIPIWQLFLTRFGKKTSVYIGISWAVPFMILVVCIKSNLIVTYIVSLASGISVAAAFLLPWSMLPDVVDDFKVSNPDSHGHEAIFYSFYVFFTKFASGISLGISTLCLHFAGYVTRGCTQPDSVHFTLKMLVSAAPVTFIILGLLIFKTYPINEQRRQQNCEQLRALLHDNNDPDSENTESSDLRNAV encoded by the exons ATGGTTGTTTACAGACTG aaTGACGCGCCGAAAGGCCTCTCGGTCTGCAGGAAACTGTGCTATGCAGTCGGGGGAGCCCCGTACCAGATCACAGGAAGTGCTCTGGGTTTCTTTCTGCAGATCTACTTGCTGGATGTGGCTCAG TTGGACCCATTCTATGCATCCATCATTCTCTTCGCGGGTCGTGCGTGGGACGCGGTGACCGACCCAACGGTGGGCTTTCTCGTCAGCCGGAGCCCATGGACCCGTTACGGCCGCATGATGCCCTG GATCGTGTTCTCAACTCCGTTTGCAGTGCTGAGCTATTTTCTGATTTGGGTGGTGCCTCCGGTGGAGCAGGGCAAGGTGGTGTGGTACCTGCTGTTCTACTGCGTTTTCCAGTCTATGCAAACG TGTTTCCATGTTCCGTACTCCGCCCTGACTATGTTCATCACTTCAGAGCAGAAAGAGAGGGATTCCTCCACGGCATACA GGATGACCGTCGAGGTCCTGGGTACTTTAATTGGAACTGCAGTTCAGGGCCAGATAGTGGGTGGAGCAAACGCTCCCTGTTTGaaccacacctcctctctgaATGCGAGCTCTAGCATCATACAGCTAGACGTCGACGCCAACGTCTCTCGGATCTCGCTGGACGACACG AAGCGTGCGTACATGCTGGCGTCCGGCGTGATTAGCATCATCTACGTGGTTTGTGCTGCTGTGCTCTTCCTGGGCGTGCGGGAACAAAAAG aCGTGTCGAGGGAGAAGGTGGAGCGGCCCACGTCCTTCTTCGGTGGTTTGATGCTGTTATGGAGACACAGGCCTTATGTTAAGCTGGTCATAGGGTTCCTCTTCACCTCACTGGCTTTCATG CTGCTGGAAGGAAACTTTGCTCTGTTCATCACCTACACGCTAGGGTTTCGGAATGATTTCCAGAACATTCTGCTGCTTATAATG CTGTCTGCCACCCTCAGCATCCCAATATGGCAGCTCTTCCTCACACGCTTCGGTAAAAAAACATCCGTGTACATCGGTATCTCG tggGCAGTTCCCTTCATGATTCTGGTGGTGTGTATTAAGAGTAATCTCATTGTAACTTACATCGTCTCCCTGGCATCAGGGATCAGTGTAGCTGCTGCCTTTTTACTGCCATG GTCGATGCTGCCAGATGTGGTTGATGATTTTAAAGTGAGCAATCCCGACTCCCATGGGCACGAGGCCATTTTTTACTCCTTCTATGTTTTCTTTACCAAGTTTGCCTCCGGGATCTCCCTTGGAATCTCAACCCTTTGCTTACA ctttgCAGGCTACGTGACACGGGGCTGTACTCAGCCCGATTCGGTCCATTTCACCCTGAAGATGTTGGTCTCTGCTGCCCCCGTCACCTTCATCATCCTTGGTCTACTCATCTTCAAAACCTACCCCATCAACGAGCAGAGACGTCAGCAGAACTGCGAGCAGCTGCGTGCACTGCTCCA CGACAACAATGACCCGGACTCCGAAAACACAGAGTCCTCAGACTTGCGAAATGCTGTCTAA
- the LOC143485994 gene encoding sodium-dependent lysophosphatidylcholine symporter 1-B-like isoform X1, with translation MARGDGAERLSATFCPSFKHLSRDGIKIAKNDAPKGLSVCRKLCYAVGGAPYQITGSALGFFLQIYLLDVAQLDPFYASIILFAGRAWDAVTDPTVGFLVSRSPWTRYGRMMPWIVFSTPFAVLSYFLIWVVPPVEQGKVVWYLLFYCVFQSMQTCFHVPYSALTMFITSEQKERDSSTAYRMTVEVLGTLIGTAVQGQIVGGANAPCLNHTSSLNASSSIIQLDVDANVSRISLDDTKRAYMLASGVISIIYVVCAAVLFLGVREQKDVSREKVERPTSFFGGLMLLWRHRPYVKLVIGFLFTSLAFMLLEGNFALFITYTLGFRNDFQNILLLIMLSATLSIPIWQLFLTRFGKKTSVYIGISWAVPFMILVVCIKSNLIVTYIVSLASGISVAAAFLLPWSMLPDVVDDFKVSNPDSHGHEAIFYSFYVFFTKFASGISLGISTLCLHFAGYVTRGCTQPDSVHFTLKMLVSAAPVTFIILGLLIFKTYPINEQRRQQNCEQLRALLHDNNDPDSENTESSDLRNAV, from the exons ATGGCCAGAGGAGATGGTGCAGAGCGACTTTCTGCCACTTTCTGTCCATCTTTTAAACATTTAAGCCGAGATGGAATCAAAATTGCCAAG aaTGACGCGCCGAAAGGCCTCTCGGTCTGCAGGAAACTGTGCTATGCAGTCGGGGGAGCCCCGTACCAGATCACAGGAAGTGCTCTGGGTTTCTTTCTGCAGATCTACTTGCTGGATGTGGCTCAG TTGGACCCATTCTATGCATCCATCATTCTCTTCGCGGGTCGTGCGTGGGACGCGGTGACCGACCCAACGGTGGGCTTTCTCGTCAGCCGGAGCCCATGGACCCGTTACGGCCGCATGATGCCCTG GATCGTGTTCTCAACTCCGTTTGCAGTGCTGAGCTATTTTCTGATTTGGGTGGTGCCTCCGGTGGAGCAGGGCAAGGTGGTGTGGTACCTGCTGTTCTACTGCGTTTTCCAGTCTATGCAAACG TGTTTCCATGTTCCGTACTCCGCCCTGACTATGTTCATCACTTCAGAGCAGAAAGAGAGGGATTCCTCCACGGCATACA GGATGACCGTCGAGGTCCTGGGTACTTTAATTGGAACTGCAGTTCAGGGCCAGATAGTGGGTGGAGCAAACGCTCCCTGTTTGaaccacacctcctctctgaATGCGAGCTCTAGCATCATACAGCTAGACGTCGACGCCAACGTCTCTCGGATCTCGCTGGACGACACG AAGCGTGCGTACATGCTGGCGTCCGGCGTGATTAGCATCATCTACGTGGTTTGTGCTGCTGTGCTCTTCCTGGGCGTGCGGGAACAAAAAG aCGTGTCGAGGGAGAAGGTGGAGCGGCCCACGTCCTTCTTCGGTGGTTTGATGCTGTTATGGAGACACAGGCCTTATGTTAAGCTGGTCATAGGGTTCCTCTTCACCTCACTGGCTTTCATG CTGCTGGAAGGAAACTTTGCTCTGTTCATCACCTACACGCTAGGGTTTCGGAATGATTTCCAGAACATTCTGCTGCTTATAATG CTGTCTGCCACCCTCAGCATCCCAATATGGCAGCTCTTCCTCACACGCTTCGGTAAAAAAACATCCGTGTACATCGGTATCTCG tggGCAGTTCCCTTCATGATTCTGGTGGTGTGTATTAAGAGTAATCTCATTGTAACTTACATCGTCTCCCTGGCATCAGGGATCAGTGTAGCTGCTGCCTTTTTACTGCCATG GTCGATGCTGCCAGATGTGGTTGATGATTTTAAAGTGAGCAATCCCGACTCCCATGGGCACGAGGCCATTTTTTACTCCTTCTATGTTTTCTTTACCAAGTTTGCCTCCGGGATCTCCCTTGGAATCTCAACCCTTTGCTTACA ctttgCAGGCTACGTGACACGGGGCTGTACTCAGCCCGATTCGGTCCATTTCACCCTGAAGATGTTGGTCTCTGCTGCCCCCGTCACCTTCATCATCCTTGGTCTACTCATCTTCAAAACCTACCCCATCAACGAGCAGAGACGTCAGCAGAACTGCGAGCAGCTGCGTGCACTGCTCCA CGACAACAATGACCCGGACTCCGAAAACACAGAGTCCTCAGACTTGCGAAATGCTGTCTAA
- the LOC143485994 gene encoding sodium-dependent lysophosphatidylcholine symporter 1-B-like isoform X2, whose amino-acid sequence MIHFTLRLLVRVKHHQLCRVFGYKRVSNDAPKGLSVCRKLCYAVGGAPYQITGSALGFFLQIYLLDVAQLDPFYASIILFAGRAWDAVTDPTVGFLVSRSPWTRYGRMMPWIVFSTPFAVLSYFLIWVVPPVEQGKVVWYLLFYCVFQSMQTCFHVPYSALTMFITSEQKERDSSTAYRMTVEVLGTLIGTAVQGQIVGGANAPCLNHTSSLNASSSIIQLDVDANVSRISLDDTKRAYMLASGVISIIYVVCAAVLFLGVREQKDVSREKVERPTSFFGGLMLLWRHRPYVKLVIGFLFTSLAFMLLEGNFALFITYTLGFRNDFQNILLLIMLSATLSIPIWQLFLTRFGKKTSVYIGISWAVPFMILVVCIKSNLIVTYIVSLASGISVAAAFLLPWSMLPDVVDDFKVSNPDSHGHEAIFYSFYVFFTKFASGISLGISTLCLHFAGYVTRGCTQPDSVHFTLKMLVSAAPVTFIILGLLIFKTYPINEQRRQQNCEQLRALLHDNNDPDSENTESSDLRNAV is encoded by the exons ATGATTCATTTCACTCTGCGCCTTTTAGTCAGAGTTAAACACCATCAGCTCTGCCGTGTGTTTGGTTACAAACGCGTCTCA aaTGACGCGCCGAAAGGCCTCTCGGTCTGCAGGAAACTGTGCTATGCAGTCGGGGGAGCCCCGTACCAGATCACAGGAAGTGCTCTGGGTTTCTTTCTGCAGATCTACTTGCTGGATGTGGCTCAG TTGGACCCATTCTATGCATCCATCATTCTCTTCGCGGGTCGTGCGTGGGACGCGGTGACCGACCCAACGGTGGGCTTTCTCGTCAGCCGGAGCCCATGGACCCGTTACGGCCGCATGATGCCCTG GATCGTGTTCTCAACTCCGTTTGCAGTGCTGAGCTATTTTCTGATTTGGGTGGTGCCTCCGGTGGAGCAGGGCAAGGTGGTGTGGTACCTGCTGTTCTACTGCGTTTTCCAGTCTATGCAAACG TGTTTCCATGTTCCGTACTCCGCCCTGACTATGTTCATCACTTCAGAGCAGAAAGAGAGGGATTCCTCCACGGCATACA GGATGACCGTCGAGGTCCTGGGTACTTTAATTGGAACTGCAGTTCAGGGCCAGATAGTGGGTGGAGCAAACGCTCCCTGTTTGaaccacacctcctctctgaATGCGAGCTCTAGCATCATACAGCTAGACGTCGACGCCAACGTCTCTCGGATCTCGCTGGACGACACG AAGCGTGCGTACATGCTGGCGTCCGGCGTGATTAGCATCATCTACGTGGTTTGTGCTGCTGTGCTCTTCCTGGGCGTGCGGGAACAAAAAG aCGTGTCGAGGGAGAAGGTGGAGCGGCCCACGTCCTTCTTCGGTGGTTTGATGCTGTTATGGAGACACAGGCCTTATGTTAAGCTGGTCATAGGGTTCCTCTTCACCTCACTGGCTTTCATG CTGCTGGAAGGAAACTTTGCTCTGTTCATCACCTACACGCTAGGGTTTCGGAATGATTTCCAGAACATTCTGCTGCTTATAATG CTGTCTGCCACCCTCAGCATCCCAATATGGCAGCTCTTCCTCACACGCTTCGGTAAAAAAACATCCGTGTACATCGGTATCTCG tggGCAGTTCCCTTCATGATTCTGGTGGTGTGTATTAAGAGTAATCTCATTGTAACTTACATCGTCTCCCTGGCATCAGGGATCAGTGTAGCTGCTGCCTTTTTACTGCCATG GTCGATGCTGCCAGATGTGGTTGATGATTTTAAAGTGAGCAATCCCGACTCCCATGGGCACGAGGCCATTTTTTACTCCTTCTATGTTTTCTTTACCAAGTTTGCCTCCGGGATCTCCCTTGGAATCTCAACCCTTTGCTTACA ctttgCAGGCTACGTGACACGGGGCTGTACTCAGCCCGATTCGGTCCATTTCACCCTGAAGATGTTGGTCTCTGCTGCCCCCGTCACCTTCATCATCCTTGGTCTACTCATCTTCAAAACCTACCCCATCAACGAGCAGAGACGTCAGCAGAACTGCGAGCAGCTGCGTGCACTGCTCCA CGACAACAATGACCCGGACTCCGAAAACACAGAGTCCTCAGACTTGCGAAATGCTGTCTAA
- the mycla gene encoding protein L-Myc-1a, which translates to MAGLNPVAAFQTNWTVEHDQYQHYFYDEMDTEEDYFKSTAPSEDIWKKFELLPTPPMSPSRTLDSDALFPLLGERLGWVPSKGTVVSLDEDYGGPYKIDPLDIFGNLSSIVIKDCMWSGFSASHQLEKVTYSERPPVTPQTKLATASHGSANAARAPRAALGTPLTNTHATRCVNPAAVLNLPVPHAKKPTTASSGSESHSDSSDEDEVDVVTVDDRPRRGRPPGRRSPVTIAVSADPHGPCPKHFHVSLHRQQHNYAAPSPDSDREDEDPQLPRKRLRPESDESPSLSPLSSPATSDSEDSAEQRRNFLERKRRDDLRSRFQALRSEIPGLSGSSKTSKVAILTSATEYLLQLRARERRQAHERKNLRARRHQLLRKISALKNP; encoded by the exons ATGGCTGGATTAAACCCTGTTGCAGCGTTCCAGACGAACTGGACGGTGGAGCACGACCAGTATCAACACTACTTTTATGACGAGATGGACACGGAGGAGGACTACTTTAAATCCACAGCGCCGAGCGAAGATATCTGGAAGAAATTCGAGCTACTACCCACCCCGCCCATGTCGCCCTCAAGGACACTCGACAGTGATGCTTTATTCCCCTTACTAGGAGAGCGGCTGGGGTGGGTACCGTCAAAGGGTACCGTCGTGTCACTTGATGAGGATTATGGTGGACCGTACAAAATCGATCCGCTGGACATTTTCGGGAATCTCAGCTCTATTGTTATTAAAGACTGCATGTGGAGTGGCTTTTCCGCGAGTCATCAGTTGGAAAAAGTTACCTATAGCGAGAGACCACCAGTCACGCCCCAAACCAAACTCGCCACCGCCTCGCACGGCAGCGCGAACGCAGCGCGAGCTCCGCGCGCCGCACTGGGCACGCCCTTGACCAACACCCACGCGACACGATGCGTGAACCCCGCGGCGGTCCTCAATCTCCCGGTTCCCCACGCTAAAAAGCCCACCACAGCGTCCTCCGGCTCGGAGTCGCACTCTGACTCATCTG ATGAGGACGAGGTGGATGTGGTGACCGTGGATGACCGTCCGCGGCGGGGCCGTCCCCCGGGCCGCCGTAGCCCCGTTACCATCGCGGTGAGCGCCGACCCCCATGGTCCGTGCCCCAAACATTTTCACGTCTCCTTGCACCGACAACAGCACAACTACGCCGCGCCGTCTCCCGACTCTGACCGCGAGGACGAGGACCCCCAGCTGCCACGCAAGCGTCTCCGCCCGGAGTCCGACGAGTCCCCGTCCTTGTCCCCGCTGTCCTCGCCGGCCACCTCGGACTCCGAGGACTCGGCCGAGCAGCGACGCAACTTCCTGGAGCGCAAGAGGCGCGACGACCTTCGCTCGCGCTTCCAGGCGCTCCGCAGCGAGATCCCGGGCCTCTCGGGTTCGTCAAAGACGTCGAAGGTGGCCATCCTGACCAGCGCCACGGAGTACCTGCTACAGCTGCGCGCTCGCGAGCGTCGGCAGGCGCACGAGAGGAAGAACCTTCGGGCCCGGCGGCACCAGCTGCTCCGCAAGATCAGCGCGCTCAAGAACCCGTGA